A single window of Paenibacillus sp. FSL H8-0537 DNA harbors:
- the prfA gene encoding peptide chain release factor 1 — protein sequence MLDRLQALADRYEKLSELLCDPDVASDPKRLREYSKEQSDLQQSYEAFTEYKQVSEQLDDAKVMQGEKLDDEMREMVKMEIDELSDRKEELEEKIKILLLPKDPNDDKNVIVEIRGAAGGDEAALFAYELYRMYTKFADTQGWRVELMDFNENDLGGFKEVIFMITGKGAYSKLKFESGAHRVQRIPVTESGGRIHTSTSTVSVMPEVEEVEVEIFDKDIRVDTFCSSGAGGQSVNTTKSAVRVLHVPTGIMATCQDGKSQNENKAKALQVLRARIVDVQRQEEEAKYAGERKSKVGTGDRSERIRTYNFPQSRVTDHRIGLTLHKLDSVMNGDMAEIISSLTIAEQADIMERELN from the coding sequence GTGTTGGACCGTTTACAAGCACTAGCTGATCGTTACGAGAAGCTGAGTGAATTGCTGTGTGATCCAGATGTAGCAAGTGATCCGAAGCGTCTGCGGGAATATTCCAAGGAGCAGTCCGATCTGCAACAATCTTATGAAGCTTTTACTGAATATAAACAAGTGTCGGAGCAACTGGACGATGCGAAGGTTATGCAGGGCGAGAAGCTGGATGATGAAATGCGCGAGATGGTCAAGATGGAGATTGATGAGCTGTCTGACCGCAAGGAAGAGCTGGAAGAAAAAATTAAAATTTTGCTTCTGCCGAAAGATCCGAACGATGACAAAAACGTTATCGTGGAAATTCGCGGCGCAGCTGGCGGCGACGAAGCGGCTTTATTCGCTTATGAGCTGTACCGTATGTACACGAAGTTTGCGGATACGCAAGGCTGGCGTGTAGAGCTGATGGATTTTAATGAAAATGACTTGGGCGGCTTTAAAGAGGTTATTTTCATGATTACGGGCAAAGGCGCCTACAGCAAGCTGAAATTCGAGAGCGGCGCTCATCGGGTACAGCGTATTCCGGTAACGGAATCTGGCGGTCGTATTCATACGTCCACTTCTACCGTTTCGGTTATGCCGGAGGTTGAGGAAGTGGAAGTCGAGATTTTCGACAAGGATATTCGTGTGGATACGTTCTGCTCAAGCGGCGCAGGCGGCCAGTCGGTTAATACGACAAAATCCGCTGTCCGGGTGCTTCACGTACCGACGGGCATTATGGCGACTTGCCAAGACGGCAAATCGCAAAATGAAAACAAAGCTAAAGCGCTGCAAGTATTGCGTGCGCGTATTGTCGATGTACAGCGTCAAGAGGAAGAAGCGAAATATGCCGGCGAGCGTAAAAGCAAAGTCGGAACGGGCGACCGCAGTGAGCGGATTCGCACGTATAATTTCCCACAGAGCCGCGTGACGGATCACCGTATTGGACTTACGCTGCATAAGCTGGATTCCG